The region TTTCAGCCATGGACAGCAGTGAAATGCTCATGCAAATGCTGATCGCATCTGACATTCACTGTAGCCTGATTCGGGTACAGGCAGAACCGGAACAGGATAAAAAAGCTAATCCAAAATTCAAGATTCCAAGTCTTGACACTATTCAGCAAAAACCCGCTTTACAGCTGGTCAAAAAATATTGTGATGCACTGGCAAAAATGCCGGGTAAGCCAACTACCTTAGAAAGTCTGAAAAATTCAGTAGCGAATATATTGCAAGTGCTGCCAAGTAAAGCCCAGCATGTCGTCGGAATGCTGATTAACCTCAAGATTGTGAAACGCTATGAGGATCAGATAGCTTTCCGTAAAAAGGTATTAAAACAATGGTCACAACTGGATCTGTCTGCTGCACCAAGCACACCGCTTGATCTGAGCCAGGCCATTGCTGAATTGACTCCGGAAGAGCCACAAGAAGTTATTCAAGAGCAATCTACTATTCAGTCTGCACAGCAGGGGCTATTCAAGAACTTTGCCCGCATTGATCCGGTACAGATAGAAGTGGCACGCAAGCTGCGTGAACTGCAAGGTGACAAGCCTAAAGATATTTATGAACTGCGAGATTTGCTGGAACAGTTATTTCCAAAATCCGATGTGCGTTTGTTACTCAAGGAGCTGCTAGAGAAAGGCTATATTTACTGGAATGGTCACGAAATTCTCTACAGCCATGAGATGTTCCTGAATTAATTTTGTCGCGCAAACTTGCGTTTTATATTGAGCTTATGCAACTCTAATAATAGAACATAAAGGTTGAGCTATGGAAAATACAGGAATCTGGGTTGCTGTCGTCATCATTGTATTTGTACTGGGATCTATTTTTGGTCTGCGTGTCAGCCCAAGAGAAAAAGCCCTAGGGATGATGCGTGAGAAAGCCCGCAAGATGGGATTGCACCCACGTCTGGTCGTGGCTCCTGACTGGACGAAAGTGCCGATGGCCACTGAAAAGCGTGCCAGTATGGTGGCTTATTATAGTGTGCTGATTCCAGACGCACGCATGCCGCTGATGCGTGCCCGTGTAGTAGATCAAAAGCTTGAGCTGGTACAAGGTGATGACAAATTTAAAGATTTTCCCATTGCATTAAAAGGCATTTATGCTATTGATATGCAGGCAAACTGTGTTGGACTGTATTGGGATGAAGAAGCTGATCTAAAAGCAGCCCAGCTCGATGACATCAAGGCACTATTACATTCCTTGGCTGAACTTTAATTTTTTAGAATATACAGGATTAAACGGTTAATTATGGCGAACGCTCCTCGGTCCACATCAAAAAGCAGCACAGCGAAGTCTCCCGACGCTGGAAGTAAGCGTGCCTTAGTGATTGTGGAGTCGCCTGCAAAAGCGAAAACAATCAACAAATACCTCGGTTCGAACTACATTGTGAAATCATCGGTTGGTCACGTGCGTGATTTGCCGACTGGCGGCTCTGCCAAAAGCACAGAGAAAAAACCAGCAACGCGAACCAAGCTGACTGAAGCAGAAAAAGCGGAAAAATCACAGCAGGCGTTGATTAACCGTATGGGGGTAGATCCAGAACACGACTGGAAAGCCAAATACGAAGTCCTACCCGGCAAAGAACATGTGGTTGCTGAACTGAAAAAACTGGCATCGCAAGTCGATGAAGTCTATCTGGCAACGGATTTGGACCGTGAAGGGGAAGCAATTGCTTGGCACTTGAAAGAAGTGATCGGCGGTGATGATTCGCGCTACCAGCGTGTGGTCTTCAACGAAATTACCAAAAATGCCATTCAGGAAGCCTTCAAGCATCCAACCCGTCTGGATACCAATAAGGTGAATGCTCAACAGGCACGCCGTTTCCTGGATCGTGTAGTCGGCTTTATGATCTCGCCACTGCTGTGGGAAAAAATTGCCCGTGGTCTGTCTGCAGGCCGTGTGCAATCTGTTGCAGTAAAACTAGTCGTAGAACGTGAACGTGAAATCCGTGCCTTTATTCCTGAAGAATACTGGCAAGTATTCGCTGATACCAAAGCGAAAAAAGATGACATTCGCCTGGAAGCAGTCAAGCAAAATGGCAAAACCTTAAAGCTGCACAATAAAGCTGAAACTGATGCTTTGTTGAATCTGATTAAAGATGCCGAATACAAGGTGATGAGCCGTGAGGATAAACCGACCAAGGTCAATCCAAGCGCGCCATATATCACCTCGACCTTGCAACAGGCAGCCAGCACCCGTTTAGGTTTCTCGGTAAAGAAAACCATGATGCTGGCACAGCGTCTGTATGAAGCAGGCTTCATTACTTATATGCGTACTGACTCCACCTTCTTGAGTGATGATGCGGTCACTATGGTACGTGGTCACATCGAATCTGAATTCGGTGAAAAATACCTACCTGCCAAGCCAAACCGTTATGGCAATAAAGCCGGTGCACAAGAAGCCCACGAAGCGATTCGTCCTTCAACCGTTGGCTTAAAAGGCGATAGCCTGGTCGGTGTGGAACGTGACGCACAGCGTCTATATGATCTGATCTGGCGTCAGTTTGTTGCCTGCCAGATGACATCTGCTGAATATTTATCTTCTACCATCCTGGTTGATGCCAATGGTGTGGAGCTGAAAGCCAAAGGCCGTACTCTGGTCTTTGATGGTTTCACCAAAGTTCGTGGTGCCAACAAAGCAGATGACGATATTTTGTTGCCAGCAGTCAAAGTGGGTGAAGTGCTGAAACTTGAGAAACTTGATCCTTCTCAACATTTCACTAAACCACCTGCACGCTTCACTGAAGCATCATTGGTAAAAGAGCTTGAAAAACGTGGCATTGGCCGTCCTTCGACCTATGCAGCGATTATTTCGACCATTCAAGACCGTGGTTATGTGAAACTGGATAACCGCCGTCTGTTTGCTGAAAAAATGGGTGAAATCGTTACCGATCGTCTGGATGAAAGTTTCAACAACCTGATGAATTATGCCTTTACTGCAGATCTTGAGGGTCAGCTGGATAAGGTGGCGGATGGTGAACGTAACTGGAAAGAGCTATTAGATAGTTTCTACGGTGACTTTAAGAAGCGTTTAACCAATGCGCAGGGTGAGAGCGGTATGCGCCGTAATCAGCCAGTAGAAGTCAATGCTGTGCACTGTAAAGAATGCGACCGTCCGATGCAGATCCGTACCGGAACAACAGGTGTATTCTTGGGTTGTTCAGGTTATAACCTGCCGCCTAAAGAGCGTTGTAAAGGTACACTGAACCTGACCCCAGTTGAGTCTTTGGCTGCATTGTCTGACGATGATGCTGCTGAAACGGCTGATCTGATGTCGAAAAAACGTTGTCCGATCTGCTCAACTGCAATGGACAGCTACGTCATTGATGGTGGTCGTAAACTGCATGTCTGTGGTAACAACCCGGACTGTGCCGGTTTTGAACTGGAAGAAGGTGAGTTCAAGATTAAGGGTTATGATGGCCCAACCATCCCATGTGACAAATGTGATGGTGAAATGCAGTTGAAGACTGGCCGTTTTGGTCCGTACTTTGCCTGCACCAGCTGTGACAATACCCGTAAAGTCCTGAAAAATGGTCAGCCTGCGCCACCGCGTGTTGATCCAATCAAGATGGAACACTTACGCTCAACCAAGCATGATGACTTCTTTGTTCTACGTGATGGTGCAGCAGGTCTGTTCCTGGCAGCGAGTAAATTCCCTAAAGTACGTGAAACCCGTGCGCCGAAGGTGGCGGAACTACGTACTGTTGCAGAGCAGCTGGATCCGAAATATCAGTTTATTTTGCAGGCGCCAGATGTAGATCCTGAAGGGAATCCAACTCTGGTGAAATTCAGCCGTAAAAACCAGTCGCAATATATTGGTTCAGAAACACCTGAAGGTAAGCAGACCAAATGGTCTCTGGTTTACCAGGACGGAAAATGGGTTGAAGCCTAAAAGTTAAAAATAAAAAATGCCGACTGATGTCGGCATTTTTTATGGCAGAATAAATTTTAGAAATTTGCTTAATAATAAAATTTGGGGAAGGTGTGGGTATTCAGACAAAAAAATTTGCGGTGCTCATTGATGCGGATAATTCATCGATTAATGCAATCTCATCAGTATTAGAAGAAGTTGCTAAATACGGTATTGCCAGTGTTAAACGTGTTTATGGGGATTGGAGCAGTGAAACGTTAAAAAAATGGCGCGATGTTTTACTTCCACATGCGATTACTCCTGTACAGCAATTTGCCTATACCAAAGGTAAAGACGCAACAGACATGATCTTAATTATTGATGCTATGGATTTACTTTATGCAGGTGCATTAGATGGGTTCTGTATAGTATCTAGCGATAGCGATTTCACGCCTTTAGCTTCACGTATTCGTGAAAATGGTCTTACTGTCTATGGTTTTGGTAAAAAAGCTACACCCGAAGCATTTAAGAAAGCTTGTGACAAGTTCATTTATATTGAGAACTTACTTGTAGATAGCGAAATTAAAAATAATGAGGATAGTGAAGAAACAGACCTAATAGATAAAAAAGTTTCGGAGATTACCAAGACAAATGGACAAAAAACTATATCTGCCCAAAAGGAAATTCAGTTACCTGAAGGGATGGATCGAGCTACGCTTAATTTAATTTATAAAGCTGTAAAAGATAATGCGGATGAAAACGGTTGGGCGAATTTAAGTATGGTTGGGCAATATATAAGTGCGGTAAAACCTGATTTTGACTCTCGAAATTATGGTCGTGCCAAACTTTCAGGTTTAATTAAAACTTTAAATCTTTTTGAAACTAAAATTGAAATGAGCCAGATGTTTCTCAGAAAAATAAAAAAACAGAGTGCTTAAAGCATGTGGAAAAAAATCCGAATCCTGATCTTGCTTGTGATTTTATTTGTGGTCGCAGTCAATGCCTATCGTGACCAAAACCAGGACTGGTCCAAGCCAGTTTTTGTTTTGTTGCATCCAATCAATGCGGATGGTTCAGTAGTTACCCAGCAATATATTCAACAGCTTTCGGCTCAGGATTTAAATGGAGCACAAAAATATCTGGAAATGGCTGCCCAGCAGTATCGTGGTCAGCCAACCTATTTTTATTTCAATCTTGGACGTGAACTAAAAGAATTACCACCTAAAGTCCCTGAGCAGGCATCAATCATAGATACCATTTTCTGGAGCCTGAAATTTCGTTTCTATGCCTGGCAACAACAGCAAAGTTCAGATTCTTCAGCCAATGTGACCTTGTATTTAAATTATTATGATCCGGCACAACATAAAGTATTAAAGCATTCAACGGCTTTACAAAAAGGACGGATTGGATCAGTGAACCTGTTTGCTTCCAAGAAACAGACTGAACAAAACAAGATTGTCCTTGTACATGAGCTATTACATGCTTTTGGAGCCAGCGATAAATATGATCTGGCGACCGGTCAGCCGATGTATCCTGTGGGATATGCATTTCCAGATCAGCAACCTTTATTTCCTCAAGCTAAAGCAGAACTGATGGCGGGGTATATTCCGACCTCTCAGACGTCAAGCAAAATGCCAGAATCTTTAAGTCAGACTCTAATTAACGAGATCACTGCGATTGAATTGGGTTGGAAACGCTAATGTGGATAACCTTGAATTTATCCACAACTTTAGTCGTGCTGGTAAATAAATTTGATACTGGTTCATGAGCTGATCGATAGAGTGAAACTTCTGACCATAAAACAGTAATAATTGAGAAGAATATGCATACTTTTGTCCTGGCACCCGACTCCTTTAAAGAAAGTATGTCAGCCGAGCAAGCATGTCAGGCCATGCAACGTGGTATTTTGCATGTCTTTCCTGATGCGCGCTGTATTGCTGTGCCTATGGCAGATGGTGGTGAGGGAACAGTAGATGCCTTGCTGCGCTCCTTAAATGGTCTACGTATTACCTGTAAGGTGACAGGACCTTTAATGACTCAGCAAGTTTCGACTTATTTTGCTTTAGTCGATCAAGGCGCTACAGCAGTGATTGAAATGGCCAAAGCCAATGGTATTCATCTGTTGGAAAACTCTCAACGCAATCCAATGCTCACCTCGACCTATGGCACAGGAGAGATGATCAAACAGGCATTAGATCTTGGTGTTGAAAAAATCATTATTGGACTTGGTGGTAGTGTTACCAATGATGGCGGTGCGGGTATGGCGCAGGCACTGGGTGTGCAGTTTATCAATGCATCAGGTGAATTGGTTCAAGTCTGTGGAGGTGATTTAGATCAGATAGACCGAATTGATCTTTCTCAGTTGGATTCCCGTTTAAAAAATATCGAAATCCTGATAGCGTCTGATGTTAATAATCCGCTGTGTGGGCCGAATGGCGCTTCGGCAATCTTTGGGCCGCAGAAGGGAGCTACACCGGAAATGGTGCGGCAACTGGATCATAATCTTAGTCATTTTGCTGATCTGGTCGAAGCAAGCTTAGGTATTTCTGTGAGAGATACCGCAGGTGCTGGGGCAGCAGGTGGCTTGGGTTTTAGTCTTATGGCATTTATGGGTGCCAAATTACAATCCGGTGTGGAATTGATTATCGAGCAAAGCCGATTGACAGAAAAAATTGCGCAGGCGGATTATGTGCTGACTGGTGAAGGCAAAATTGATAGTCAGACGGCCTTAGGCAAAACGCCGTTTGGCGTTGCTCAGGTCGCAAAGCAATTTAATAAACCTGTGATTGCTTTTGCAGGTCTGGTCGGTGAGGGGATTGAGTCACTGTATCAGGCTGGATTTAGCCAGATTGTGGGAATTAATCCACCGGGGTATTCATTAGAAGAAGCATTAAAAAATGCGGAAGTGAATCTGGAAAAAGCAGTTGTTCGAACTGTCAAAAATATTCAAGAACAGAATATTTAGGTTCATTTTTATAAACCATCATAGCCTCAACAGAGTTATAAAATATCAGGTGCAAATGCGTAGGCATATCTTACTTTTCAAAGATGAAATTAACAAAAAACTTTTGCTGGATTGATGGTATATTTTTATCCCCCAATTCAGCAGACAGCATTCATGCTGTCATCCCTATAACAAATCACAAGATAAAATATTGAAACTGTTTCCAAGTAGCAGAAAGCCTTCATAAGAGTGATCTGTTAAACTACACCTATCCATAAAAAGATGAGTGATCATGAGTTTAGCCGCCCTAATTGATGAACTGAACCCCCAACAAAAGCAAGCTGCGACGACTGATGCCAAGCATAGTCTGGTCCTGGCTGGGGCAGGTTGTGGCAAAACTAAAACCATCGTGGCACGAGCAGCTTATCTGATCGATCAGGGTGTGCCCGCCAATCAGATTCAGATTTTGACTTTTACCCGCCGTGCAGCCAGTGAAATTGTCGCACGTGTGGAACTGGCTTTGGGTGAACAGGCCAAAGGTCTACGTGCATCAACTTTCCATACCTTCTGTATGTATTTATTGCGCCGGATTCCCAAAGCATTTGGACTGGAGCAGTTTTCGATTATTGACCGTGATGATCAGCTGATGATGTTTCGCCTGATCCGTGGTCGTGATGACAAGAAAAATCCCAATCATTTGCCCAAGCCGCAGGAACTGTGTGATCTGTATTCCTTCGCACGAAATACCCGTCAGAAACTCAGTTTGGCTTTGGAAAAACAGATGCCGGAATATCTGGCGCTGAAAGACCAGATTGCTGACATCATGAAAGAATACGAGGCACGTAAAAAGGCACGTAGTTTCCTGGATTATGACGATATCCTTGCAGTCGTTGCTAGTGCATTGGCGCAGTCTGAAGGTCTGGTCGAATATGTATCTTCAATTTGTCGACACATGCTGGTCGATGAAATGCAGGACACCAATCCACTCCAATGGGCTTTGCTAGAACCACTCAAAGATCATATCAGTCTGTTCTGTGTTGGAGATGATGCACAGTCAATTTATGGCTTCCGTGGTGCGGACTTTGAAAATATTCACCATTTCAAAGAGCGTGTGCCTGATGCACAGATTTTTAAACTGGAAAAAAATTACCGCTCGACTCAGGAAATTCTAGACCTGTCCAACTGGCTGCTGGATCAATCCGAAATTAAATATGACAAGCGGCTGGATGCACATCGGGGTGAAGGCATCAAGCCAAAAATGCATATCTTCCCGAACGAGTTTGATGAAGCCAAATGGATCGCCATCGATATCAAAGAGCGTCATTACTTACAAGGCAGTAAATGGTCTGATCATATGGTGCTGGTGCGTTCCAGTTTTGCGGCACGCCATATTGAAGCAGCCTGTATTGCTGCCAATGTGCCGTATCGTTTTATCGGTGGGATGAAGCTCTTAGAAACTGCACATGTCAAAGACTTGCTGAGTTTGTTACGCGTAGTTGCCAATCCGCTGGATGATATTGCCTGGATGCGTTTCCTGACGCTGTGGAATGGCGTGGGTGATGTCGGTGCCAGCAAACTGTCACAACAACTCCTGGCAGAGCCTGAGATGGACATCATTGCAGACAAGCTGGAAAAATTTGGCAAGATTCCATTGGAATCCATTCTGATCATGAAGCAGATGGCTGTGCTAAAAACAGAAGTTGAAGCCTGCGTCACTCTGGCCATTCAAGCCATTGAAAGCCAGCTTGCTGAAAACTATAAAAAAGACTGGAATCGCCGTCAGGGTGATTTTGAACTGGTCAAGCAGCTTGCATCCAAACATGCCCAGCTGAGTGAGTTCCTGGAAGAATATGTACTCGATCCAGTATCGATTTCTGAAATTGAAAGACAGTCAGATCCTGATGTAGTGACCTTAATCACTATCCACTCTGCCAAAGGGACAGAGCAGAAAGTGTGTTATGTGGCGAATGTGACACCGGGACAGTATCCTCATACGCGAGCACAGGGTGATTTTGATGATGTCGAAGAAGAACGTCGGGTACTCTATGTGGCACTCACCCGTGCGCAGAATGAACTGATCCTGACCAAACAAAACCTGAATCACTGGGCACGTGAAACAGTGGATGAGCAAGGCCGTAAAGTAGAGAGTTATTTTATGAATGATCTGACTCGCCATTTGTGTACGACAGAAACCCATTACAAGCCCCGTCAGCAAACCGTGAAAAGTGCCTTAATTGAGCGCCAGTCGATTAATTTAGATTTTGGCATTGATCTCGATTAAACTAGACGGATGTTGTTGTATGCAAAAAGTAGAGTAGGCGAGTGCTTTTTGATGTTTTTTGCCTATCTTCTTAAGGTTATCAAATGAAAATTTTAGTTCGTAACTTGGAACGTACTGTGACAGAGGCTGAGTTACTGGAATTGTTCAAGCAATATGGCACAGTAGATACTTGTACTCTGGTGCTGGATGCTGAAACTGGTAAATCTAAAGGCTTCGCTTTTGTAGAAATGCCGCATGGCCGTGAAGCAGTTAAAGCGATCAAAGGTCTAAATACTTTACGTTTACATGGCACAGGCATTCGTGTCAAACAGGCTGAAGAAAAGCCACAGGCGTAAATCGAAAAAGGAGCAGATGATGCTCCTTTTTTATGGAAATTAAATTTTCTTTTATTCTCTTTAAGCCAATAGTGATTTCCCTAATTTTAAAAAATTAACGTATTGGTTTTAAATTCTCTTCAATAGAATGATTGATTAGTGACTCAAAGAAATTAGAAGAATAGAGCGTACATGTTCTTGGCGATTCCTGGAAAAGATCAACAAATAAAATAAATTCCATTGTAAAAATAATGATCTGGTTTTAAGTTATAAAAGCCAAAATTTGTTTTAATACTTAGGAAAAATCCATGACTCGTGTTGCTCGCTATCATGCGGACCGTACCAATCAGAAACTTTATTTCGCCCGCCTTGCCTGTCAGCAAGCAGAGCAAACCGATCATGTCCAGCAGGCTCAGGCACATCGTGAAGCAGCAGTCTTTCATTTGCATGGTGCAGTCTTGGCTTTTTTGCAGGAACTGGTGCGTTACTATCGTTTAAATGATCTGAGTCCGACCTTGAAGTCGATTGAAGAGCAGATGGCTGCGAAAGGGCAGATCTCTCCTGAAGTGACCGTAATGCAGCAATTGTCTAAGAGTGGTTTTATCGCTGAGCTGAAGCGTGCTTATCGCCTCTGTCAGTATACACCTGAGCCGAATGTGCCAGAACCTGAAGATGAAACATCTTCCAAACTGATTATTAAAGTCACGCAAACCCCTCAAGCCTGGTTGCCGGATACTGCCATCCTGCGCGAATGGCATCGAGACCTGACACAATTGATCGATGGTTTTCGCAATGAGATGGTGGAATTTTAATCCGACCAATGGCCCTTGAAATTGAAATTATTAACCATATATCCAATACACTAAGCGATGCAAAGTGATTCTGCGCTTTGCCACCATGTTGAACATGGAGGACATATGTCTATAGAACAATTGAAAGAATTATTTGGTAATCAAGAAGCGATTTTAGAACTCGTTCAACTGGAAAGTGGTGAGTTGGCATTACGCAATGCAGGCTCAGAAAAACAACCATTGGTCATTATTCAGTTTAATGATGAAGTAAAAGCCCTTCTCGGTGATCAGACCCCCGTGGTTGCTCAGCATATGATTCAGGCAGCTTTATTTGGTCTGCTCGAAAAGCAGGCGAATGAAATGCAGGCTGAAATTGTGGATGAAAAACCAAAATATTTAAGTTGATTGCCCTCCCATCCTGAATAAAAAAGCGCACTTTAAAGTGCGCTTTTTGCTTTAATGGTTTTAATGATGTGAGGGATTCTGATGGGCAATCTGAATCTGATGCAGGATATGACGGCTCATATTCTTCGCCATTTCTTCTTTAGCATAGTACACCGCACCGATATTATCACGGCGGATGACTTCAGCTTCTTCCTTACTTTCGGCACAGACCAGGACCTGAATTTCAGGATTTAGGGTCTTGGCAATATCCACGATTTTATGAATGTCCAGAATATCCATTGGGGAAATGACCAGCAGACGTGCATGCTGGATATGCGCCTGAATGAGTACGCCTGGTTCAGTCGCTACACCGGACACCGCAGCAATGCCTTTGGTACGCAATTTTTCAACAATCTCCCGGTTTTCTTCAGCAATCACAACTTTGATGTTCTGTTCCATCAAGGAAGTCGTGATGCGACGTCCCACTTCACCATGGCCGACAATCACGACCTGATCGCGCAGGTAGTCCTGGGACACTTCATCAGGTAGCATGGCCAGTGGGTCACCACTGCGCTCCAGTAAGCGCGCCAGGTTGGAACGTTCGCGAATCCATTTCTGTACGGGTTCGATGGCAGAGAAAATAAAGGAGTTCAGGGTAATCGAAATCAAGGCACCCGCCAGAATCAGGTTTTGTCCTTCCAGGGAGAGCAGATTTAGCGATACGCCAAGTGCAGCAAGAATAAACGAAAATTCACCAATCTGTGCCAGTGAAGCGCCCACTGTCAGCGCTGTATTGATTGGATAGCGGAAGAATAGTACCAGTGCTATCGCAGCGATGGTCTTACCAATCATAATAATGCCGACCACGGCCAATACATGCAGCGGCTCTTCGATCAAAATACGTGGATCGAACAGCATGCCCACAGCTACGAAGAATAGAATCGAGAAAATTTCACGTAGTGGCAGGGTTTCTTCTTCTGCACGATGGCTGAAGTCGGATTCTTTCACGACCATACCCGCAAAGAACGCACCCAGTGCCATCGAGACACCAAAGACTTTGTAGGCGCCAAAGGCAATCGATACAGCAGCAGCAACAACGGTTAAAGTGAACAGTTCACGTGAACCTAGACGTGCAACAACCTGCATGATCATTGGTATCAGGCGTTTACCAACAATCAGCATAAAGGCAATAAAGCCTGCGACCTTGAGTAGGGTAATGCCCAAGGTGAGCCAGATATTCTCATCACTGCTGCCTTCTAGTGCCTGACCACCGAGTAAAACTGCGGTTGCAGGAAGTAGCACCAGTGCCAATACCATGACCAGATCTTCAACCAGCAGCCAGCCCACGGCAATCTTGCCGTTAATGGATTCGAGCAGACCACGATCTCCCAGCGCTTTCAGGAGTACGACAGTACTGGCACAGGAGAGGCTTAGACCAAAGACAAGCGCAGAACCAAAACTCCAGCCCCAGAGCATGGAGACACCAATTCCAAGCAGGGTAGCCACTGCAATTTGCAGGATCGCGCCAGGCAGGGCAATACGCCTTACCTGCATCAGGTCATTTAAGGAAAAGTGCATCCCGACACCAAACATCAGGAACATGACGCCTAATTCGGCCAGCTGGTTGGCGAGCTGGATATCACCGACCACCCCAGGGGTATTGGGGCTAATCAGAATCCCCGCGATCAGATATCCGATCAAAGGAGGTAAACGCAAGCGTGCAGCGATATAGCCAAATGCCAGCGCCAGTCCAAAGCCTACAGCCAGTAATATAATGAGATCTACGTCATGTGGCACTAACTACTCCTTTAAGATGAATTTTGAGATTTCAGTTTTTTATGGGAAATAAGCACAAAAAGTGCCAAAAGAGACAGAAAGTTTATCAAGCTGAATAAAAAAAATGCAAAAAAAACGACCCTAAAAGGTCGCTTTTTTCAAAAAACTAAAATTATTTAATTTTAGCTTCTTTGAAGATCACGTGTTGACGGATTTTTGGATCAAATTTTTTGATTTCCATTTTTTCCGGCATAGTACGTTTGTTCTTAGTAGTGGTATAGAAATAACCTGTACCAGCTGAAGAAAC is a window of Acinetobacter sp. ASP199 DNA encoding:
- a CDS encoding ammonium transporter — its product is MENTGIWVAVVIIVFVLGSIFGLRVSPREKALGMMREKARKMGLHPRLVVAPDWTKVPMATEKRASMVAYYSVLIPDARMPLMRARVVDQKLELVQGDDKFKDFPIALKGIYAIDMQANCVGLYWDEEADLKAAQLDDIKALLHSLAEL
- the topA gene encoding type I DNA topoisomerase, yielding MANAPRSTSKSSTAKSPDAGSKRALVIVESPAKAKTINKYLGSNYIVKSSVGHVRDLPTGGSAKSTEKKPATRTKLTEAEKAEKSQQALINRMGVDPEHDWKAKYEVLPGKEHVVAELKKLASQVDEVYLATDLDREGEAIAWHLKEVIGGDDSRYQRVVFNEITKNAIQEAFKHPTRLDTNKVNAQQARRFLDRVVGFMISPLLWEKIARGLSAGRVQSVAVKLVVEREREIRAFIPEEYWQVFADTKAKKDDIRLEAVKQNGKTLKLHNKAETDALLNLIKDAEYKVMSREDKPTKVNPSAPYITSTLQQAASTRLGFSVKKTMMLAQRLYEAGFITYMRTDSTFLSDDAVTMVRGHIESEFGEKYLPAKPNRYGNKAGAQEAHEAIRPSTVGLKGDSLVGVERDAQRLYDLIWRQFVACQMTSAEYLSSTILVDANGVELKAKGRTLVFDGFTKVRGANKADDDILLPAVKVGEVLKLEKLDPSQHFTKPPARFTEASLVKELEKRGIGRPSTYAAIISTIQDRGYVKLDNRRLFAEKMGEIVTDRLDESFNNLMNYAFTADLEGQLDKVADGERNWKELLDSFYGDFKKRLTNAQGESGMRRNQPVEVNAVHCKECDRPMQIRTGTTGVFLGCSGYNLPPKERCKGTLNLTPVESLAALSDDDAAETADLMSKKRCPICSTAMDSYVIDGGRKLHVCGNNPDCAGFELEEGEFKIKGYDGPTIPCDKCDGEMQLKTGRFGPYFACTSCDNTRKVLKNGQPAPPRVDPIKMEHLRSTKHDDFFVLRDGAAGLFLAASKFPKVRETRAPKVAELRTVAEQLDPKYQFILQAPDVDPEGNPTLVKFSRKNQSQYIGSETPEGKQTKWSLVYQDGKWVEA
- a CDS encoding NYN domain-containing protein — its product is MGIQTKKFAVLIDADNSSINAISSVLEEVAKYGIASVKRVYGDWSSETLKKWRDVLLPHAITPVQQFAYTKGKDATDMILIIDAMDLLYAGALDGFCIVSSDSDFTPLASRIRENGLTVYGFGKKATPEAFKKACDKFIYIENLLVDSEIKNNEDSEETDLIDKKVSEITKTNGQKTISAQKEIQLPEGMDRATLNLIYKAVKDNADENGWANLSMVGQYISAVKPDFDSRNYGRAKLSGLIKTLNLFETKIEMSQMFLRKIKKQSA
- a CDS encoding glycerate kinase, yielding MHTFVLAPDSFKESMSAEQACQAMQRGILHVFPDARCIAVPMADGGEGTVDALLRSLNGLRITCKVTGPLMTQQVSTYFALVDQGATAVIEMAKANGIHLLENSQRNPMLTSTYGTGEMIKQALDLGVEKIIIGLGGSVTNDGGAGMAQALGVQFINASGELVQVCGGDLDQIDRIDLSQLDSRLKNIEILIASDVNNPLCGPNGASAIFGPQKGATPEMVRQLDHNLSHFADLVEASLGISVRDTAGAGAAGGLGFSLMAFMGAKLQSGVELIIEQSRLTEKIAQADYVLTGEGKIDSQTALGKTPFGVAQVAKQFNKPVIAFAGLVGEGIESLYQAGFSQIVGINPPGYSLEEALKNAEVNLEKAVVRTVKNIQEQNI
- a CDS encoding ATP-dependent helicase; this translates as MSLAALIDELNPQQKQAATTDAKHSLVLAGAGCGKTKTIVARAAYLIDQGVPANQIQILTFTRRAASEIVARVELALGEQAKGLRASTFHTFCMYLLRRIPKAFGLEQFSIIDRDDQLMMFRLIRGRDDKKNPNHLPKPQELCDLYSFARNTRQKLSLALEKQMPEYLALKDQIADIMKEYEARKKARSFLDYDDILAVVASALAQSEGLVEYVSSICRHMLVDEMQDTNPLQWALLEPLKDHISLFCVGDDAQSIYGFRGADFENIHHFKERVPDAQIFKLEKNYRSTQEILDLSNWLLDQSEIKYDKRLDAHRGEGIKPKMHIFPNEFDEAKWIAIDIKERHYLQGSKWSDHMVLVRSSFAARHIEAACIAANVPYRFIGGMKLLETAHVKDLLSLLRVVANPLDDIAWMRFLTLWNGVGDVGASKLSQQLLAEPEMDIIADKLEKFGKIPLESILIMKQMAVLKTEVEACVTLAIQAIESQLAENYKKDWNRRQGDFELVKQLASKHAQLSEFLEEYVLDPVSISEIERQSDPDVVTLITIHSAKGTEQKVCYVANVTPGQYPHTRAQGDFDDVEEERRVLYVALTRAQNELILTKQNLNHWARETVDEQGRKVESYFMNDLTRHLCTTETHYKPRQQTVKSALIERQSINLDFGIDLD
- a CDS encoding RNA-binding protein — translated: MKILVRNLERTVTEAELLELFKQYGTVDTCTLVLDAETGKSKGFAFVEMPHGREAVKAIKGLNTLRLHGTGIRVKQAEEKPQA
- a CDS encoding DUF6586 family protein — translated: MTRVARYHADRTNQKLYFARLACQQAEQTDHVQQAQAHREAAVFHLHGAVLAFLQELVRYYRLNDLSPTLKSIEEQMAAKGQISPEVTVMQQLSKSGFIAELKRAYRLCQYTPEPNVPEPEDETSSKLIIKVTQTPQAWLPDTAILREWHRDLTQLIDGFRNEMVEF